In Methylomagnum ishizawai, one DNA window encodes the following:
- a CDS encoding DUF7682 family zinc-binding protein yields the protein MPVRKKTFSCGHNGKGRFCHRCASEEQRKHAMLQAKTQRIQRLAQAPIPLDDLPPEIAEKTLEMIASLQHGASYMDFMGKRMKNMGQRHIISIPIGRRYRLICKDDHGPLEFIEAISHEEYNNRLSGNGWV from the coding sequence ATGCCTGTTAGAAAAAAAACCTTTTCGTGCGGCCACAACGGCAAAGGGAGATTCTGTCATCGCTGCGCCAGCGAAGAGCAGCGGAAGCACGCGATGCTCCAAGCGAAAACCCAGCGCATCCAGCGGCTTGCGCAAGCCCCGATCCCGCTCGACGATCTGCCTCCCGAAATCGCGGAAAAAACCCTCGAAATGATCGCATCACTGCAACACGGCGCTTCTTATATGGATTTCATGGGGAAGCGGATGAAGAATATGGGACAACGCCATATCATCTCCATCCCCATCGGGCGTAGATACCGTTTAATCTGCAAGGACGACCATGGCCCTCTGGAGTTCATCGAAGCCATATCCCATGAAGAATATAATAACCGTTTATCCGGTAACGGCTGGGTTTGA
- a CDS encoding radical SAM protein — translation MPKLTITHHDRDSAGLTYVYPVISRRSGGLSIGVNLNPNHACNWRCVYCQVPDLVRGSAPAIDLFQLEDELTGLLADALHGDFYQRYELPEDQRVIRDIALSGNGEPTSCREFAAVAGIVGQVCAEFDLFGTIKLVLISNGSLMAKPAVQRGVAHWSELGGEVWFKLDRATADGIRRVNSVNLTPAAVLRHLEISARLCRTWLQSCWFAWDGAAPGADEQRAYLDLLAEIRQRDIPVGGVLLYGLARPSMQAEAPRLSALPPGWLEDFGGRIEAAGFAVKVSG, via the coding sequence ATGCCCAAACTCACCATTACCCACCATGATCGCGACAGCGCCGGACTCACCTACGTCTACCCGGTGATATCGCGCCGCTCGGGCGGGCTGTCCATCGGCGTCAACCTCAACCCCAACCACGCCTGCAACTGGCGTTGCGTCTATTGCCAAGTCCCGGACCTCGTCCGGGGTTCCGCCCCCGCCATCGACCTGTTCCAACTGGAAGACGAATTGACCGGACTCCTCGCAGACGCCCTGCATGGCGATTTCTACCAGCGCTATGAATTGCCGGAAGACCAGCGCGTCATCCGCGATATCGCTCTTTCCGGCAACGGCGAACCCACTAGTTGCCGCGAATTCGCCGCCGTGGCCGGGATCGTCGGCCAGGTCTGCGCCGAATTCGACCTGTTCGGGACGATCAAGCTGGTCCTCATCAGCAACGGTAGCCTGATGGCGAAACCCGCAGTCCAGCGCGGCGTGGCGCATTGGTCGGAGCTGGGCGGCGAGGTCTGGTTCAAGCTGGACCGCGCCACGGCGGACGGCATCCGCCGCGTCAACAGCGTGAATCTGACGCCGGCAGCCGTGTTGCGGCACCTCGAAATCTCGGCCCGCTTGTGCCGGACTTGGCTACAAAGCTGCTGGTTCGCCTGGGACGGCGCGGCTCCCGGCGCGGACGAACAGCGGGCTTATCTGGATTTATTGGCGGAAATCCGGCAGCGGGACATTCCCGTCGGGGGCGTGCTGCTGTACGGGCTGGCGCGGCCCTCCATGCAGGCGGAAGCGCCGCGCCTCTCGGCCTTGCCGCCCGGATGGCTGGAAGATTTCGGCGGGCGGATCGAGGCGGCGGGGTTCGCGGTCAAGGTGAGCGGATAG
- a CDS encoding M20/M25/M40 family metallo-hydrolase codes for MIATDTLYANIAGFWDREIVPTLAEYIKIPNKSPHFDPDWAAHGHMEAARRLALDWLAAHPLPGAILHDTHLPGRTPLILLEVPGTLDKTVLIYGHLDKQPEMEGWSQGLGPWTPVLREDKLYGRGGADDGYALFAAVAALRALAGVALPRIVILIEFSEESGSPDLPAYLDAYGGIIDTPDLVIALDSGAGDYERLWSTTSLRGVVNGVVDVKVLEETAHSGIASGIVPSSMRIMRQLLDRLEDPVTGASRIPALLAEIPEQRRQQAAAAAEIIGVEGIRGSFKVVPGLCPVSADGAELLLNNTWRPTLCVVGQAGMPPIHSAGNILRSHTAFKLSIRLPPTVDGLEAEAAIRAALTADPPYDAEISVEFDQSGTGWNAPALAPWLEQATQEASGIFYGKDAAYVGLGGSIPFMGMLGQQFPEAQFLITGVLGPLSNAHGPNEFLHIPYAKKLTACVAYILAKVGA; via the coding sequence ATGATCGCCACCGATACGCTGTATGCCAACATTGCCGGGTTCTGGGACCGCGAAATCGTGCCCACCCTGGCCGAATACATCAAGATTCCCAATAAATCCCCGCATTTCGATCCCGATTGGGCCGCGCACGGCCATATGGAAGCCGCCCGCCGCCTCGCCCTGGATTGGCTCGCCGCCCACCCCCTGCCCGGCGCGATCCTGCACGATACCCATCTGCCGGGCCGCACGCCCTTGATCCTGCTGGAAGTTCCCGGCACCCTCGATAAAACCGTGTTGATCTACGGCCATCTCGACAAGCAGCCGGAAATGGAAGGCTGGAGCCAGGGCTTGGGTCCGTGGACGCCGGTCCTGCGCGAAGACAAGCTCTATGGCCGGGGCGGGGCCGACGACGGCTATGCGCTGTTCGCCGCCGTGGCGGCGCTGCGGGCGCTGGCGGGCGTGGCTTTGCCGCGCATCGTCATCCTGATCGAATTCTCCGAGGAAAGCGGTTCGCCCGATTTGCCCGCCTATCTCGACGCCTACGGTGGCATCATCGACACCCCGGATTTGGTCATCGCCCTCGATTCCGGGGCCGGGGATTACGAACGGCTGTGGTCCACCACCTCGCTGCGCGGCGTGGTCAATGGCGTGGTCGATGTGAAGGTATTGGAGGAAACCGCCCATTCCGGCATCGCCAGCGGCATCGTGCCCTCGTCGATGCGGATCATGCGCCAGCTCCTAGACCGGCTGGAAGACCCCGTGACCGGCGCGAGCCGCATCCCGGCGCTGCTGGCCGAAATCCCCGAGCAGCGCCGCCAGCAGGCGGCGGCGGCGGCGGAGATCATCGGCGTCGAGGGTATCCGCGGCAGCTTCAAGGTGGTGCCGGGGTTGTGTCCGGTCAGCGCCGACGGGGCTGAATTACTGCTCAACAATACCTGGCGTCCGACCCTGTGCGTGGTCGGGCAGGCCGGGATGCCGCCCATCCATTCCGCCGGGAACATCCTGCGTTCGCATACCGCCTTCAAGTTGTCGATCCGCCTGCCGCCGACGGTGGATGGCCTCGAAGCCGAAGCCGCGATCCGCGCCGCGCTGACCGCCGACCCGCCCTATGATGCGGAAATCTCGGTCGAATTCGACCAATCCGGCACCGGCTGGAACGCGCCCGCCCTGGCTCCTTGGCTGGAACAGGCGACCCAGGAAGCTTCCGGGATTTTCTATGGCAAGGACGCGGCCTATGTCGGCCTGGGCGGGAGCATTCCGTTCATGGGAATGCTGGGCCAGCAATTCCCCGAAGCGCAATTCCTGATTACCGGGGTGTTGGGACCGTTGAGCAATGCCCATGGGCCGAACGAGTTTTTGCATATTCCCTATGCGAAGAAGTTGACGGCTTGCGTGGCGTATATTTTGGCCAAAGTGGGCGCTTGA
- a CDS encoding RidA family protein, translated as MAKQIIQTELAPQAIGTYSQAVKVGNTVYLSGQIPLDPATMTLVEGGMDAQIRRVFDNLKAVAEAAGGSLQDVVKLNIFLTDLGHFALVNEIMAGYFVQPYPARAALGVAALPRGAGVEMDGVMVLDQ; from the coding sequence ATGGCAAAACAAATCATTCAGACTGAACTCGCCCCCCAGGCCATCGGCACCTATTCCCAAGCCGTGAAGGTCGGCAATACCGTGTACCTGTCCGGGCAAATCCCGCTCGATCCCGCCACCATGACCCTGGTCGAGGGCGGTATGGATGCTCAAATCCGCCGGGTGTTCGACAATCTCAAGGCGGTGGCGGAAGCCGCGGGTGGGAGTTTGCAGGACGTGGTGAAGCTCAACATCTTTTTGACCGACCTCGGCCATTTCGCCCTGGTGAACGAGATCATGGCGGGCTATTTCGTCCAGCCGTATCCGGCGCGGGCGGCGCTAGGCGTGGCGGCTTTGCCACGGGGGGCGGGGGTGGAAATGGATGGGGTGATGGTGCTGGATCAATAG
- a CDS encoding RelA/SpoT family protein — MSPLPPREDPELPQEKLVRRLCALLSGYLESTQIDEVHRAYEVGNSAHEGQFRLTGEPYICHPLSVSLILAEMRMDTKGIMAAILHDVIEDTSITREQLREGFGEEVAALVDGVSKLTQLDCKSRAEAQAQNVRKMFLAMVKDLRVIMVKLADRLHNMRTLGIMSGNRRRRIARETLDIYAPIANRLGMNEIRLELEDLGFAAMYPLRARVLDQAVKKARGNRKEVVATIESSIHKRLHEGGLGECEVVGREKHLYSLYQKMRGKHLSFGEVSDVYAFRIIGNSVDECYRALGVVHNLYKPVPGKFKDYIAVPKANGYQSLHTVLVGPYGQPLEIQIRTRAMHHLAESGIAAHWLYKSEHEQSSYSQARAHEWLRDLLEIQKSAGDSMEFLDNLKVDLFQQEVYVFTPKGKIVKLPRNATIVDFAYAVHTDVGNTCVSARVDRMLAPLQTVLENGRTVEIITAPWARPNPLWLSFVVTAKARAAIRSYLRNFKKQEAIVLGRRLLEKELDAQNLRFDDIPVGRVEELLKRLDLGSRDALFEDIGLGNRLPFLVARQLVHADAQDTATPARTALSPLIIKGTEGMVVNLAKCCRPIPGDPIVGFFNPGKGIVVHLSECRNLEELRKKPTNWLEVQWDKQASGEFPAVIRVELMNQVGTLAKVASTISRMRANIENVQITNQDSQISVDIITLLVRDRVHLANVMRELKKLSVVMKISRVKSELRKKPPHGKTNHSD; from the coding sequence ATGAGTCCCTTGCCCCCCAGGGAAGACCCTGAACTCCCACAGGAAAAGCTGGTGCGTCGGCTCTGCGCCTTGCTGTCCGGCTATCTCGAATCGACCCAGATCGATGAAGTCCACCGTGCCTATGAAGTCGGTAATTCCGCCCACGAGGGCCAATTCCGGCTGACGGGCGAACCCTATATCTGTCATCCGCTGTCGGTCTCCCTGATCCTGGCCGAAATGCGCATGGACACCAAGGGCATCATGGCCGCGATCCTGCACGATGTGATCGAGGACACCTCCATCACCCGCGAGCAATTGCGCGAGGGCTTCGGCGAGGAAGTCGCGGCCCTGGTCGATGGCGTCAGCAAGCTGACCCAGCTCGATTGCAAATCCCGGGCGGAGGCCCAGGCCCAGAACGTCCGCAAGATGTTCCTGGCGATGGTGAAGGATTTGCGGGTCATCATGGTCAAGTTGGCCGACCGGCTGCACAACATGCGGACTTTGGGCATCATGTCCGGCAACCGCCGCCGCCGCATCGCCCGCGAGACCCTGGATATCTACGCCCCCATCGCCAACCGCCTGGGGATGAACGAAATCCGGCTGGAACTGGAAGACCTGGGTTTCGCCGCCATGTATCCGCTGCGGGCGCGGGTGTTGGATCAGGCGGTCAAGAAGGCCCGCGGCAACCGCAAGGAGGTGGTGGCGACCATCGAGTCCAGCATCCACAAGCGCCTGCACGAAGGCGGCCTGGGTGAATGCGAGGTGGTGGGCCGCGAGAAGCACCTCTATAGCCTGTACCAGAAGATGCGGGGCAAGCACCTCTCGTTCGGCGAGGTCAGCGATGTCTACGCCTTCCGCATCATCGGCAACAGCGTGGACGAGTGCTACCGGGCCTTGGGTGTGGTCCACAACCTCTATAAGCCGGTTCCAGGGAAGTTCAAGGATTACATCGCCGTGCCCAAGGCCAACGGCTACCAATCCCTGCACACGGTGCTGGTCGGTCCCTACGGCCAACCCTTGGAAATCCAAATCCGCACCCGCGCCATGCACCATCTGGCCGAGTCGGGCATCGCCGCGCACTGGCTCTACAAAAGCGAACACGAGCAATCGTCCTACAGCCAAGCCCGCGCCCATGAGTGGCTGCGCGATTTGTTGGAAATTCAGAAGAGCGCCGGGGATTCCATGGAATTCCTCGACAATCTCAAGGTGGACCTGTTCCAGCAGGAGGTGTACGTTTTCACGCCCAAGGGCAAGATCGTCAAGCTGCCGCGCAACGCCACCATCGTCGATTTCGCCTACGCGGTCCACACCGACGTGGGCAATACCTGCGTTTCGGCGCGGGTGGATAGGATGCTCGCCCCCTTGCAGACCGTGCTGGAAAATGGCCGCACGGTGGAGATCATTACCGCGCCCTGGGCCAGGCCGAATCCCTTGTGGTTGAGTTTCGTGGTCACGGCCAAGGCGCGGGCGGCGATCCGCAGCTACCTCCGCAATTTCAAGAAGCAGGAGGCCATCGTCCTGGGGAGGCGCCTGTTGGAGAAGGAATTGGACGCCCAGAACCTGCGCTTCGACGATATTCCCGTGGGCCGGGTCGAAGAACTGCTGAAGCGGCTCGACCTGGGTTCGCGGGACGCCTTGTTCGAGGATATCGGCCTGGGCAACCGGCTACCCTTCCTGGTGGCGCGGCAGTTGGTCCATGCCGATGCGCAGGACACCGCCACCCCGGCCCGGACCGCGCTCTCGCCGCTCATCATCAAGGGCACCGAAGGCATGGTGGTGAACCTCGCCAAATGCTGCCGCCCGATTCCGGGCGATCCCATCGTCGGCTTCTTCAATCCGGGCAAGGGCATCGTCGTCCACCTCAGCGAATGCCGCAACCTGGAGGAACTCCGCAAAAAACCCACCAACTGGCTGGAAGTGCAATGGGATAAGCAGGCCAGCGGCGAATTCCCGGCGGTGATCCGGGTGGAATTGATGAACCAGGTCGGCACCCTGGCCAAGGTGGCCTCCACCATTTCCCGGATGCGGGCCAATATCGAGAATGTGCAGATCACCAACCAGGACAGCCAGATTTCCGTCGATATCATCACCCTTCTGGTCCGCGACCGGGTGCATCTCGCCAATGTGATGCGCGAACTCAAGAAGCTCTCGGTGGTGATGAAGATTTCCCGAGTCAAATCCGAACTACGCAAGAAACCCCCCCATGGCAAAACAAATCATTCAGACTGA
- the rpoZ gene encoding DNA-directed RNA polymerase subunit omega, with product MARVTVEDCLRNVDNRFQLVLLASKRARELSRRPDEAKIPWENDKCTVVALREIAADLITRDYLNVAPKTDRFTIERPPLPLRNPALPDLDDDFE from the coding sequence ATGGCCAGAGTGACCGTAGAAGACTGTTTGAGGAATGTGGACAACCGTTTCCAGTTGGTGTTGTTGGCGTCGAAGCGTGCCCGCGAATTGTCGCGCCGTCCCGACGAGGCCAAAATCCCCTGGGAAAACGATAAATGCACCGTGGTGGCTTTGCGCGAAATTGCCGCCGACCTCATCACCCGCGACTACCTCAACGTGGCTCCGAAGACCGACCGCTTCACCATCGAACGTCCGCCCCTGCCGCTGCGCAATCCCGCGCTGCCCGACCTGGACGACGATTTCGAATAA
- a CDS encoding cyclic nucleotide-binding domain-containing protein translates to MQLKFRDILREPEFINSVRHEIKHYPAGATIIEEGSAGTEIYLILEGATEIYAAVDHLGPPGRTTEIARSNADAILGELSLFEHQPRTASVVATCDCQVAVIDGKSLESFMDRNPGLGYWILRDIFDQVVNRMRETTLRSNAITALYLNDYEA, encoded by the coding sequence ATGCAACTCAAGTTCCGGGATATCCTGCGCGAACCCGAATTCATCAATTCCGTGCGCCACGAGATCAAGCACTACCCGGCGGGGGCGACCATCATCGAAGAAGGCTCCGCCGGCACCGAAATCTACCTGATCCTGGAAGGTGCCACCGAAATCTACGCGGCGGTGGACCATCTCGGCCCGCCCGGCCGCACTACCGAAATCGCCCGGTCGAACGCCGACGCAATCCTGGGCGAACTGTCCCTGTTCGAGCATCAGCCGCGCACCGCCAGCGTGGTCGCCACCTGCGATTGCCAAGTCGCCGTGATCGACGGCAAGTCGCTGGAAAGCTTCATGGACCGGAACCCCGGCCTGGGCTATTGGATCTTGCGGGATATTTTCGACCAGGTGGTCAACCGGATGCGGGAGACCACCCTGCGTAGCAATGCCATCACCGCCCTGTACCTGAACGATTACGAGGCTTAG
- a CDS encoding phosphoglycerate kinase — MSFKRVTDLDLAGKRVLIREDFNVPVKDGKVASDIRIRAALPNIQHCLAAGAKVMLMSHLGRPTEGEFSPENSMQPVADRLAELLGQPVRLIKDWLEGGFEVADGEAVLFENVRFNKGEKKDNAELSAKMAALCDVYVMDAFGTAHRAEASTHGVGQQAPLACAGLLLSAELDALGKALKSPERPLLAIVGGSKVSGKLEVLESLSHLVDQLIVGGGIANTFIAAAGYNVGKSLCEVDLIPEAKRLMEQAKSRGGEIPVPTDVVCAKEFSADAAATVKPVAEVAEDDMILDIGPDTAARYAEIIKSAATIVWNGPVGVFEIDQFAGGTQTVAQAVADSQGFSIAGGGDTLAAIDKYGIGDQVSYTSTGGGAFLEFLEGKKLPAVAMLEARA, encoded by the coding sequence ATGTCTTTCAAGAGAGTAACCGACCTCGATCTCGCCGGTAAGCGCGTCCTGATCCGCGAGGATTTCAACGTGCCGGTGAAGGACGGGAAGGTCGCCAGCGATATCCGCATCCGCGCCGCCCTGCCGAACATCCAGCATTGTTTGGCCGCGGGGGCCAAGGTGATGCTGATGTCCCACCTGGGCCGTCCCACGGAAGGCGAATTCAGCCCGGAGAATTCCATGCAGCCGGTCGCCGACCGCCTAGCGGAACTCCTGGGCCAGCCGGTGCGCTTGATTAAGGACTGGCTGGAAGGGGGGTTCGAGGTGGCCGACGGCGAAGCCGTACTGTTCGAGAACGTCCGCTTCAACAAGGGCGAGAAGAAGGACAACGCGGAACTCTCGGCCAAGATGGCGGCATTGTGCGATGTCTACGTGATGGACGCTTTCGGCACCGCCCACCGCGCCGAAGCCTCCACCCATGGCGTGGGCCAACAAGCCCCGCTGGCCTGCGCGGGCCTCCTGCTGTCCGCCGAACTCGACGCCCTCGGGAAGGCGCTGAAAAGCCCGGAGCGCCCCTTGCTCGCCATCGTCGGCGGTTCCAAGGTGTCGGGCAAGTTGGAAGTCCTGGAGTCCTTGTCCCATCTGGTGGACCAGCTTATCGTCGGCGGCGGCATCGCCAACACCTTCATCGCGGCGGCGGGTTATAACGTCGGCAAATCGCTGTGCGAAGTGGACCTCATCCCCGAAGCCAAGCGCCTGATGGAACAGGCCAAATCCCGTGGCGGCGAGATTCCGGTGCCGACCGACGTGGTTTGTGCCAAGGAGTTCTCGGCGGACGCGGCGGCGACCGTCAAGCCGGTGGCCGAAGTGGCGGAAGACGACATGATCCTCGACATCGGGCCGGATACCGCCGCCCGTTATGCCGAAATCATCAAGTCCGCCGCGACCATCGTCTGGAACGGACCCGTCGGCGTGTTCGAGATCGACCAGTTCGCCGGGGGCACCCAGACCGTGGCGCAGGCCGTGGCCGATTCCCAGGGCTTCTCCATCGCGGGTGGCGGCGACACCTTGGCGGCCATCGACAAATACGGCATCGGCGATCAGGTTTCCTACACCTCCACCGGCGGCGGCGCCTTCCTGGAATTCCTGGAAGGCAAGAAGCTGCCCGCCGTGGCCATGCTCGAAGCCCGCGCCTAA
- a CDS encoding thioredoxin family protein has protein sequence MALLETPLCDFGTPAIDFSLPGIDGKTWTLEQCRGPNGLLVMFICNHCPYVKAIQERLVRDVRELREHGIHAVGIMSNDPADYPEDSFDNMKRVAERCGYPFPYLFDASQDIARSYGAVCTPDFFGYNRNLELQYRGRLDASRKDAAPTDARRDLYEAMKQVALTGQGPQEQIPSMGCSIKWRDR, from the coding sequence ATGGCCCTACTGGAAACCCCCCTCTGCGATTTCGGCACCCCCGCCATCGATTTTTCCCTGCCCGGCATCGACGGCAAAACCTGGACCTTGGAACAATGCCGCGGCCCCAATGGCCTGCTGGTCATGTTCATCTGCAACCACTGCCCCTATGTCAAGGCCATCCAGGAACGGCTGGTGCGCGACGTGCGGGAGTTGCGCGAACACGGCATCCACGCCGTCGGCATCATGTCCAACGATCCCGCCGACTACCCGGAGGATTCGTTCGACAACATGAAGCGCGTGGCCGAACGCTGTGGCTATCCCTTTCCCTACCTGTTCGATGCAAGCCAGGATATCGCCCGAAGCTATGGCGCGGTCTGCACACCGGACTTCTTCGGCTATAACCGGAACCTGGAACTACAATACCGCGGTCGGCTCGACGCCAGCCGCAAGGATGCCGCCCCGACCGACGCCCGGCGCGACCTCTACGAGGCCATGAAGCAGGTCGCCCTGACCGGCCAGGGCCCCCAGGAACAAATCCCCAGCATGGGTTGCTCCATCAAATGGCGCGACCGCTGA
- a CDS encoding Uma2 family endonuclease, with protein sequence MEAKRLNTVDDLPGYPEERVELINGEIVQRPMARSEHALVQAGISDEVSPFRRKDGPGGWWIMTEISVRYGEHQCPSHDLAGWRKERVPNRPIGIMDIIPDWVCEIISPGHERKDVFHNFLLLQRHGVAYYWVVSPEDKTLIAYEWVEGKYRVVFAMECGSPEDFIKARVPPFEGLEMDLGYIFGQPG encoded by the coding sequence ATGGAAGCCAAGCGATTAAACACCGTAGATGATTTGCCCGGATACCCCGAAGAGCGGGTTGAACTCATCAATGGCGAAATCGTCCAGCGACCCATGGCGCGTTCCGAACACGCTTTGGTCCAGGCCGGTATCTCCGACGAAGTTTCCCCATTCAGGCGCAAGGATGGCCCCGGCGGTTGGTGGATCATGACCGAAATCAGCGTCCGATATGGCGAACATCAATGCCCCAGCCACGATTTGGCCGGTTGGCGCAAGGAGCGGGTTCCCAACCGGCCAATAGGTATCATGGATATCATCCCGGATTGGGTGTGCGAAATCATTTCCCCAGGGCATGAGCGCAAGGATGTATTCCATAATTTCCTGCTGCTACAGCGGCATGGCGTGGCTTATTACTGGGTGGTTTCGCCCGAGGATAAAACCCTCATCGCTTATGAATGGGTGGAAGGTAAATACCGGGTGGTATTCGCCATGGAATGTGGGTCGCCTGAGGATTTCATCAAGGCGCGAGTGCCGCCCTTCGAGGGTTTAGAAATGGACTTGGGTTATATTTTCGGACAACCCGGATAG
- a CDS encoding pyrimidine/purine nucleoside phosphorylase has product MSQFDEVSVVKKANVYFDGKCVSHTVLFPNGTRKTIGVIFPSSLSFQTAAPEIMEIIGGVCRVRQAGESEWTTYQAGDSFKVPGDSRFDIETVEMLDYVCHFG; this is encoded by the coding sequence ATGTCCCAATTCGATGAGGTCAGCGTCGTCAAGAAAGCCAATGTCTACTTCGACGGCAAATGCGTCAGCCATACCGTGCTGTTCCCCAACGGCACCCGCAAGACCATCGGCGTCATCTTCCCGTCCAGCCTGAGCTTCCAGACCGCCGCGCCGGAAATCATGGAAATCATCGGCGGCGTGTGCCGTGTGCGCCAGGCCGGGGAAAGCGAGTGGACCACCTATCAGGCCGGCGATTCCTTCAAGGTGCCGGGCGACAGCCGCTTCGATATCGAAACCGTCGAGATGCTGGATTACGTCTGCCATTTCGGCTGA
- a CDS encoding tetratricopeptide repeat protein gives MRFRVSAALAALCLLAGRVEADVARGLAAVAKQDWRTAAAQFQPLAEAGDRDAQINLGNLYLKGYGVEQDYGAAYRWYLRAAGQGSALAQGKLGMMQYYGLGMDENHGAAVGWFREAAERGDPGSAAILGSLYEAGDGIRKDGVQAYFWYALAADRGHPTAADRKTELADRMTTDEINQGLDLLAAWEKDHPLPEVKEEEPPEFAEPPPAARHFEPVGEPAARFLPPKRNKADPEPRPKSKTPKAAGKNAKPAKDGKPAKSKPAQKGQDRSAKPAHAAHAQPAKPSKSGPPKAIKPTDTQKPAKSAKAKSAQAVKASPQKTAVSKPKPKSKPAPK, from the coding sequence ATGAGATTCCGGGTATCCGCGGCCCTGGCCGCGTTGTGTTTGTTGGCGGGACGGGTCGAGGCCGATGTGGCACGGGGGCTCGCCGCCGTGGCGAAGCAGGATTGGCGCACCGCCGCCGCGCAGTTCCAGCCCTTGGCGGAGGCGGGCGACCGGGATGCCCAGATCAATCTCGGCAACCTGTATCTCAAGGGCTATGGGGTCGAGCAGGATTACGGAGCCGCCTACCGCTGGTATCTCCGGGCGGCGGGGCAGGGCAGCGCCCTGGCCCAGGGCAAGCTCGGGATGATGCAGTATTACGGCCTGGGAATGGACGAGAACCATGGCGCGGCGGTGGGTTGGTTCCGCGAGGCGGCGGAGCGCGGCGATCCGGGGTCGGCGGCGATCCTGGGTTCCTTGTACGAGGCGGGCGACGGCATCCGCAAGGATGGCGTCCAGGCTTATTTCTGGTACGCCCTGGCCGCCGACCGCGGCCATCCCACGGCGGCGGACCGCAAGACCGAGCTGGCCGACCGCATGACCACCGACGAAATCAACCAGGGCCTGGATTTGCTGGCGGCTTGGGAGAAGGACCATCCCTTGCCCGAGGTGAAGGAGGAGGAACCGCCCGAATTCGCCGAACCGCCGCCCGCCGCCCGGCATTTCGAGCCGGTGGGCGAACCCGCCGCCCGGTTCCTTCCTCCCAAGCGGAACAAGGCCGACCCGGAACCGCGGCCTAAGTCCAAAACGCCGAAAGCGGCGGGCAAAAACGCCAAACCGGCCAAGGACGGCAAGCCGGCCAAGTCCAAACCGGCGCAAAAGGGCCAGGATCGGAGCGCCAAACCCGCCCATGCCGCCCACGCCCAACCGGCCAAGCCTTCCAAGTCGGGCCCGCCCAAGGCGATAAAACCGACCGATACCCAGAAACCGGCCAAATCCGCCAAGGCCAAATCCGCCCAGGCGGTCAAGGCCAGCCCGCAAAAAACGGCGGTATCCAAACCCAAGCCCAAGTCCAAACCGGCCCCCAAATGA